The following are encoded together in the Holophagales bacterium genome:
- a CDS encoding sodium:alanine symporter family protein, with product MPAIEQLLATVSDFIWGWPLIVLLFGTHLFLTFRLGFPQRHIWTAIKLSLSREKEGAGDVSQFVALTTALAATIGTGNIVGVATAIAAGGPGAVLWMWLTGVFGIATKYSEALLSVRFRVTMPDGSMAGGPMYVLERGMKAKWLGMIFAALTAVAAFGIGNTVQANSIATLAHETFGISPWVSGVLLTALTAIVILGGIRSIARVCELLIPFMAAFYVLGCAILLAMHWETLPASFRLILSSAFSGQAAIGGFLGAGMKEAIRFGVARGLFSNESGLGSAPIVAAAAMTKNPVRQALVSSTGTFWDTVVVCAMTGLVIVNSGDWHEGLRGAALTKTAFSHIPHVGPIVLTIGLLTFVFSTILGWSYYGEKAAEYLLGSKVILPYRVLWVAAVMVGSVATLPAVWSFADIANGMMASPNLISLLVLNGVLVSETRKYLAPGMLNEASPGE from the coding sequence ATGCCGGCCATCGAACAGCTCCTGGCCACGGTCAGCGACTTCATCTGGGGCTGGCCCCTCATCGTCCTGCTCTTCGGGACGCACCTGTTCCTGACGTTCCGTCTCGGCTTCCCCCAGCGGCACATCTGGACCGCCATCAAGCTCTCCCTGAGCCGGGAGAAGGAGGGGGCCGGCGACGTCAGCCAGTTCGTGGCGCTGACGACCGCCCTCGCCGCGACGATCGGGACCGGGAACATCGTCGGCGTCGCGACCGCGATCGCCGCAGGCGGCCCCGGCGCGGTCCTCTGGATGTGGCTCACGGGCGTCTTCGGGATCGCGACGAAGTACTCGGAGGCTCTCCTGTCGGTCCGATTCCGGGTGACCATGCCCGACGGCTCGATGGCCGGCGGACCAATGTACGTCCTCGAGCGGGGAATGAAGGCGAAGTGGCTCGGGATGATCTTCGCGGCGCTGACGGCCGTCGCGGCGTTCGGCATCGGCAACACGGTCCAGGCGAACTCCATCGCCACCCTCGCGCATGAGACGTTCGGCATCTCCCCCTGGGTCAGCGGAGTCCTTCTCACGGCACTGACCGCCATCGTCATCCTCGGCGGCATCCGGTCTATCGCACGGGTCTGCGAGCTCCTCATTCCGTTCATGGCGGCCTTCTACGTCCTCGGGTGCGCCATTCTCCTGGCCATGCACTGGGAGACGCTTCCCGCCTCGTTCCGCCTGATCCTCTCCAGCGCTTTCAGCGGCCAGGCCGCCATCGGCGGATTCCTCGGGGCCGGGATGAAGGAGGCGATCCGGTTCGGCGTTGCGCGCGGGCTCTTCTCGAACGAGTCGGGACTCGGCAGCGCACCGATCGTCGCCGCCGCGGCCATGACGAAGAACCCCGTGCGCCAGGCGCTCGTCTCCTCCACGGGCACGTTCTGGGACACAGTGGTCGTCTGCGCCATGACCGGCCTCGTCATCGTCAACTCGGGCGACTGGCACGAGGGGCTCCGGGGAGCGGCACTGACGAAGACCGCGTTCAGCCACATCCCGCACGTCGGACCGATCGTCCTGACCATCGGTCTTCTCACGTTCGTCTTCTCGACGATTCTCGGCTGGTCGTACTACGGGGAGAAGGCCGCCGAGTACCTCCTCGGATCGAAAGTCATCCTTCCGTATCGGGTCCTCTGGGTCGCCGCCGTCATGGTCGGTTCCGTCGCGACTCTCCCGGCCGTCTGGTCCTTCGCCGACATCGCCAACGGCATGATGGCGAGCCCGAACCTCATCTCGCTCCTCGTCCTCAACGGAGTGCTCGTGTCCGAGACGAGGAAGTACCTCGCGCCGGGGATGCTGAACGAGGCCTCGCCTGGGGAGTGA